TTGGTGCAAACTATATGGAAGCCAACGGCGCAGAATCAAAGAAGGATTTTGTTCATAAAATTTCAATTTGTAAAAAGGAATCGAAAGAAACAATGCATTGGTTGAGAATGCTTGCTAAAGCTAACCCGGCCAGGAAAGAAGATTGTGGCAAGCTTTATCAAGAAGCGCACGAATTAACCAAAATATTTGTCAAAATATTAAGTTCATGTAAGAAAAATGGTAATAAGGATAATTAAATCATTATAACATTAGCCATTGATTAAAAATTAATAATTAATAATTAGAAATTAGACCCGACATTTATTGATTAACTATGTTAAACGAATACAAGACCTACAATTGTAAAATTCTAAAGATAGATACAGAGAGTATTGGTTCCAAGACCTTTACTTTAAGTTTGCCTTACAAAGGTTTTTTATTTGAGCCAGGACAATATGTTATGGCTTCACTCCCAGGGTTTGGTGAGGCGATTTTTGGAATTGCATCAAACATGGAAAATAAAAAGTCCATGCAAATAACTGTTAGAAAAGTAGGAACATTAACTTCAGAACTGCATAATAAGAAAATAGGGGATATAATTGGCATTCGCGGTCCATATGGCCATGCTTTTCCAATTGATTTGGCTAAAGGTAAAAATGTGCTTTTGGTGGCTGGCGGCATTGGCATTCCACCGTTGCGACCAGTAATTTTGGATGCTGTAAAATATCCGAAAAAATATAAGAAGGTCTATATTTTTTATGGCTGTCGTGATGAGAGTTTGTTGAATTATACAAAAGAGTATAAAGAGTGGAAAAATGTTTGCGATTTAAGTATAACTTTGGATAATCCTGAAACTAAAAAGTACCGTAAAGGAGTGGTAACAACATTGTTTGATTTAAAAAATATTCCCGCAGATGCCGTAGCTTTCATGTGTGGTCCGCCGATAATGTATAAATTTGTTATCCAGAAATTGATTGCCAAAGGATTAAAACCAGAAAATATTTTTGTCTCTTTGGAGCGCCATATTGATTGCGGACAAGGCGTTTGCCAGCACTGCGCTATTGGCACAAAATATGTGTGCAAAGATGGGCCGGTTTTTTCTTATGCGGAACTTAAGGATTTTAAAAGTTGGCTTGGTCCGATTTAATCCCGAATTATGAAAGCCGAAATCTGAATTTTGGATTTAATTTTTAAAATAAAATATGAAAAATTTTAAAATCATTTTAATTTTATTTGTAACGATAATTTTTTTAAGCGGCTGTAATTTGGTTGTCAAGCCAGTTAATAATGTTAATTTGAACCAGAATATAAATCAGCCGGTCCAAAATGAATTTAATTTTTTTGCCACAGGCAATATGGTGAAAAATAATCCTGGCTTAAAGCCAGACACCTGGTATTTGGTTTATGAAGAGCCGGGCGCGCCAGCTTTGACAATGGAATTAAAATTTGATCAAAATAGCAAATGTAATGTTGAAAACACCCAGGTTCTATGCGCCTCAATTAATTCAGCTGACTTTTTCCAGCAGGGTGAACAGGTGACAGTTAAAGGGACAAAAAGCGATAGTTTGGTTTTAGTGGCAGAAGTGACAAAACAGCCGATAAATACATCTGCGGGGAGTCAGACCGTTACCTTGGCTGATAACAATAAAACCATAACCCTAAAAATCGGTGAGACGTTTTTATTAAATTTAGGTGAATTTTATAATTGGGATATTAGCATCAGCGATCAAAATATTATTAGCCGGGTAGTAAATATTTTGGTGATCAGGGGAGCGCAGGGTGTTTATAAAGCCAAAACTGCAGGCACAGTTACGCTGAGTGCGACGGGTACCCCGACCTGCTACCCTCAATGCCTGGCGCCGTCAATCTTATTCAAGTTAAATATTGAAGTAAAATAGATGAAGAGCCATTACCCACAAATTAAGTTTGTAATTGATTATAAAAAAGATACAGAGAATGCAATTGATTTTTTAAAAAGAAGAAAAGGTCACCCCTTTATTAAATGGTTTTTACCACAAAATTTTCAGTATGTATTAGAAAGTAGTTTCTCAGAAAAGGAGAGAAATAAAATTCTCAGGGCTTATACAAAATTTATTTTTGCAGTAAAAAAACAGGAAATTGTTAAGGGCACGCAAGAAGCGAGAGAAAATTGGGATAAAGTAAAAGATAGATATTTTAAATTAGTTGATAAAATTTTTTACGGACGGAAGTGGCCAAAAGGCAAATATCTAGCAATTGTTACAATTTATGGCATGTATCCTAGAGATATAAAAAATAAAATGTTTTCTTTTCCTTTTTGGCATCGCTTGCCAAAATTTTCCAATTCAGTAATTGCCCACGAAATGCTGCACTTTATGTTTTTTGCTTATATTAAAGATAGATATGGACTAATTGAAGGAAGCAAAATTAAGAATAAAAATCCCGAATATTTATGGCAGGTTTCAGAGGTATTCAATGATGTAATTGAAAGATGGGCACCGCATTATAGAATTTTTAAGCGCGGCTCCAAGCCCTATCCCGGAACACAAAAGATGTATGATAAAATGAAAGCTGATTGGAAAAAGTCTTCGGATCTAAATAAATTGCTTGATAAGTGGTTAAAATAAATTTATGCAATATAAAAAACATCCAGAACGAGTTTACCGGCATCTATTATCCATGCCCGTGATTTATTTTATGATTATTCCCTTGGTTCTTTTTGATCTATGTTTGGAAATGTATCACCAGATTTGTTTCCGGCTTTATAAAATTCCCATTGTTAAGCGTTCAATGTATATAAAAATTGACCGCCAGAAATTAAAATATTTAACGCGCTGGGAAAAAGTTAATTGCGCTTAT
Above is a window of Patescibacteria group bacterium DNA encoding:
- a CDS encoding four helix bundle protein, translated to MGEKKNGVFDLEERTGKFGEEIIDFAKTLPETIINKPLINQLVRSGTSLGANYMEANGAESKKDFVHKISICKKESKETMHWLRMLAKANPARKEDCGKLYQEAHELTKIFVKILSSCKKNGNKDN
- a CDS encoding FAD/NAD(P)-binding protein, with protein sequence MLNEYKTYNCKILKIDTESIGSKTFTLSLPYKGFLFEPGQYVMASLPGFGEAIFGIASNMENKKSMQITVRKVGTLTSELHNKKIGDIIGIRGPYGHAFPIDLAKGKNVLLVAGGIGIPPLRPVILDAVKYPKKYKKVYIFYGCRDESLLNYTKEYKEWKNVCDLSITLDNPETKKYRKGVVTTLFDLKNIPADAVAFMCGPPIMYKFVIQKLIAKGLKPENIFVSLERHIDCGQGVCQHCAIGTKYVCKDGPVFSYAELKDFKSWLGPI